CGGCTTATAGGTTTATTACGCGATTCGGCGAACGGCGAAAAACTTCGCGAATCGCGCAAGCTTATCGAACGGTCGTTGCAGCGACAACCACGCATTGGCGGCACGTATTGGACATACCGGTATCGTCGCATGGCGCGCACTTTATTGCCGTGAAGCATAGCGCTGCAGGTAGCCGATGCCTCCGATTGCGCGCGAGCCGTACCACGACACCTGTTCGCCGTCGATCAGTTCGATGCGCTTGCCCGTCAGTTTGCCGGCCGCCTGGAGCGCTTGCGCGAGCGCGTCGCAATGCGATTGCGTGAAGCGGTACGGTTCGGTGGACAGCAGTATGCGGTCGACGTCGTCGAGCCACGGCGCGTCGAGCGCGAAGGCCGGATAACGCCGGGCGCCAGCAGGGCCGCCGTCGACGGCCGGCAGCGTGTGCCAGTTCACGAGACGCAGCACCGCGGAGATATACGTATCGCGCGCGACGGTCATCCATGGGTCGTGCCAGATCGCATACAGCACACGTTGCGACGGCCAGTCGCGCGCTCCGATCGCTTCGAGCTGCTCGTTCAACGCCTGGCCGAGGCGGCGCGCCGCATCTTCGCGGCGGAAGATCGTGCCGAGCAAGGCGAACAGTGCGAGATTATGTTCAGGCGCGAGCGGATGCGTGACGACGATATGCGGAACGAACGCGCGCAAGGCATCGACGGTCGTCCGCTCGTTTTCGTCGATATTGACGATCACGTGCGTCGGCTTCAGCGCCCGCACGGCGTCGATGCGCACGGACTTCGTGCCGCCCACTTTGGGCACCGCGCGCACGCGGTCTCGCGGATGCACGCAAAAGCCGGTGCGGCCGACAATCTGTCGATCGAGGTCGAGCGCGAACAGCAGTTCGGTGATGCTCGGCACCAGCGAGACGATGCGTGCATCGTCGCCCGCCGGGGTGTGTCCGATTCCGGCTGCATCGACCGTCTGCTCGTTCATGGCCGGTTCCGTCGATGGTGGAGGGGCGAGGTGCGCCTTGCGTTTATCGCTCGTGGCTCGTGGTGTGTCGCTTGTCGCGTGTCGCGCGCGGCCGGCTTTGGCGGCGGCGTTGCGACTGTCATTGCCGCCGTCGGTGCCGTTGCTGCTGCCGCGGCCCCCGGCCGTGACGTCGCTAGCCGGCCCCGGAGCGCGGCTTGTGCGGCGCCTTCTTCATCGCCGCATCGTAAAGCCAGCGCGGCACCGCATGCAACACCATCGCGACGAAGCGCATCTGCCACGGAAGTACGACGTAGCGCTTCTTCCGTTCGATCGCATGGGCGGCTTCGCGCGCGAATCGCTCGACATCCATCAGGAACGGCATGGCGTACGGGTTGTGCGCCGTCATCGGCGTGCGGATGAAGCCGGGCGCGATCGTCACGACCGAGACGCCGCGTGGCCGCATCTCGACGCGCAGGGCTTCGAGATAGGTGCGCGCCGCGGCTTTCGATGCGCTATAGGCGCCCGAACCGGGCAGGCCACGTACGCCCGCGACGCTCGAGATACCGACGAGCGTGCCTTTGTGCGCAGCGGCCATTTCGGCCGCGAACGGTTCGAAGGTGGCGACCATGCCGTAATAGTTGGTATCCATCACGTCGCGAAACGCCTGCAGATCGCCGAGACCGGTGACCGTGCCGCGGCTTACGCCGGCATTCGCGATCACGATATCGGGGCAGCCATGCTTCGCGAAAAAGTCTTGCGTGGCAGCCGCGAGCGCGTGCGCATCGCGGACGTCGGCGGCATAGATCAGGATGGGGTGCTCGGGATGGGCGTCGCGGAAACGCTCGAGCGCGTCCTTGCGCCGTGCGACGAGGCCGAGAATCGCGCCGCGCCGCACGTATTCGGACGCGAGCGCGAGGCCGATGCCGCTCGATGCGCCGGTAATGAAGACCTTTTGTGGTGAGCCCATATACCGGCGCCTCCGAGGATCGCCCCCCGGTGATTACATCTTCTTCGCGCGAACCTGGCCGACGAGGTAGTCGAGCACCTGGATCGTGCCGGGCAGGCTGTCGGTTTGCGCCGGGCCCGTTTCATACTTGCCCTGAATCGCGAGCGTCGGCACGCCGTCGATCTTGTAGTCTTCGATGAGCTTCTTGTCGCGCTGCAGCGCCGTTTGCGTCGAGAACGAGTTGTACGCGTCCATATACTTCTTCGGGTCGACGCCGTTCTTCGCGAGGAATTTCGCCTGATCTTCGGGCGTCAGCAGGTAGTCCTTGTTGACGTGGATTTCGTGGAAGATCTTCGGCGTCAATTCCTGCGCGAGGCCGAGCGCGTCGACGGCGTGGTACATCTTCGAATGCGGGATGAAGTCATCGCGGAAGGCGACCGGCACGCGCTTGAAGACGACGTCGGGGCCCTGCTTCCTGATCCAGTCTTCGAGGTACGGGTCGAACTCGTTGCAGTGCGGGCAGCCGTACCACATGAACTCGATCACCTCGATCTTGCCGGCCGGCACTTCGACCGGCTGCGGCGACGACAACACCGTGTAGTCCTTGCCGGAGACCGGCGCGGCGGGGCTGGCGCTTGCCGCGCCAGCGATGAGACCGAACGAGAGGCAAAGAAGGCCAAGCAGCTTTTTCATGTCTTGTGATCCCAATCGGGAAGTAGCGGTGACGGTTGAACGGAGGCGTCAGAGGCCTGTCACCGTGAGCGCTGAGACGGACGGCAGGCTTTCGCCGTGATGAGACTACGCGTGCGTGCCGAAGGTTCAAGCCGTTAGGCCGGTTCGGCCGGGTTGGCCTGGTTCGGGCGGCGCGCACGCAATAAGCGATAAAGCGGGTTACAGCGGTTACGGCAGGTTACTGCTTCGTAAAACGGATCACGGCAGTGTCGATGCCCGCGTCGGAGAGGCGCTGACGCGTGCTGTTCATGTCTTCGAACTTCGCGAACGGCCCGATCCGTACGCGATAGTACGTGATACCGCCCGCATCGCGCTGCGTCACTTTCGATTCGAAGCCCTGGAACGCAAGCCGCGCGCGCTGCTGTTCGGCGTCGGCCGCGGTCTTGTACGCGCCGACCTGCAGCAGATAGCCGGTGTTCGCGTCGGCTGCGGACGGCGGAGCCGATGTACCGGGCTTGGCCGGCGGCGGGACATTCGCAACCGCGGCGCCCGGTGTGCCGTTCGGCGCGCTGCTCGCAGGCTTCTTCGCGCCCGCGACCGCCGCCGCCGACGGGTTGCTGCCGGCCACGCCCGGTGCGGCCGCCGAAGCGCCGCCCGCCGCGGGCGGCACTTCGACGATCTGCGGTTCGTCGAGGATGCCCGACGATTGCGTCTGATTGTTGGTCTGGCCAGGCGCCGTGTTCGGCGGCGCGGGCTGGGCCGCTTGCGGCACCGGCTGGCCCGGACTCTTGCCCTGCAGCGCCCGGTTCGGATCGTATTGCGGCTGGCTTGCGCCGGCATCGGATGCGGCAGGCGGCGCGACTTTCGCGACGAACGGCGTCGGCGCGCGCGTGATGTACAGCGCGACCACCACCGCGATCGCCAGACCGACGATCAGGCCCAGCACGATGCCGAGAAACGTTCCCCCGGATTGCTTCGACTGCTTCGTTGTGCGGCGTGGCTTTGCCATTGTCTGAATCACCTGCAAAAGGAAAACTTGAATGACCGTCGATTATAACGACGGCGGCGACGCCGACCGCGGCGATGCCGGCTGTCTGTGCCGCCGCGCCGCCGCGTGGCAACGGTCGCGCGCTATGGGCGCGCGTTATGGTCGCATAAGCGGCTTGCGCGGGCGAGTCGAATTTACATCTTCGAGGGGGCCGATACGCCGATGATCGCAAGACCGTTCGCCAGCACCTGGCGCGTGGCCGCGAGCAGCGCGATGCGCGCGTTGCGCACTGCTTCGTCGTCGACCAGAACGCGCTCGGCATTGTAGAACGAGTGGAATTCACCGGCGAGGTCGCGCAGATAGAACGCGACCGCGTGCGGCGCGAGTTCGTCGGCTGCTTGCGTGAGCAGATCGGGGAACTCGGCGAGCTTCTGCAACAGGGCCATCGCGCGTTCGCTCGAGAGCGGCGCGAGATCGACCGAGGGCAGCAGCGCTTCGTCGGCGACAAAGCGCGACTTCCATTCGCCGAGCACCGAGCAGATCCGCGCGTGCGCGTACTGCACGTAGTAGACGGGGTTTTCGTCGTTCTGCTTGAGCGCGAGATCGATGTCGAACACGAACTGGGTGTCGGCCTTGCGCGAGATCAGGAAGAAGCGCACCGCATCGCGGCCGCGGCGAATCGTCTCTTCGTCGATCAGATCCGGTGCGGCTTCCTGGCCAGGCGTCGCGCCGCCCGACCATTCGATCAGGTCGCGCACCGTCACGTAGCTGCCCGCGCGCTTCGAAATCTTCACTTCCTGGCCGTCGCGCATCACCGTGACCATCTTGTGCAGCACGTAGTCGGGGTAGCCCTTCGGAATGCCGATGCCGAGACCCTGCAGGCCGGCGCGCACGCGTGCGACGGTGCCGTGGTGATCCGAGCCCTGGACGTTGATCACCTTCGTGAAGCCGCGCTGCCACTTCGTGACGTGGTAGGCGACGTCCGGCACGAAGTACGTGTACGTGCCGTCTTTCTTGCGCATCACGCGGTCTTTGTCGTCGCCGTCGTCGGTGGTGCGCAGCCACAGTGCGCCGTCTTCCTCGAAGGTCTTGCCGGCCGCCACGAGCGCCTCGACCGTCTGCGCGACGCGTCCTTCCTTGTACAGCGACGATTCGAGGTAATACTGATCGAACTCGACGCCGAACGCCTGCAGGTCCATGTCCTGCTCGTGACGCAGATACGCGACCGCGAAGCGGCGGATCGCGTCGAGATTTTCGATGTCGCCCGCGCCTTTGACCGGCTCGCCGTCGCGTGCCGAAACGGTCTCGCCGTTCAGGTAGTCGCGCGCGATATCGGCGATGTACTCGCCGGCGTATGAATCCTCCGGCCAGCCCGCGTCGCCGGGTTTCAGCCCGCGCGCGCGCGCCTGCGTCGAGATGGCGAGCGTCTGGATCTGCACGCCTGCATCGTTGTAGTAGAACTCGCGATGCACGTTCCAGCCCTGCGACTCGAGCAGGCTCGACAGCGCGTCGCCGAGCGCCGCCTGGCGGCCGTGGCCGACGTGCAGCGGGCCGGTCGGGTTGGCGGACACGAATTCGACGAGCACGCGCTTTCCTGCTTCGCGCTGTGAACGGCCGAACGCTTCGTTCTGCGCGAACACCTCGCGTACGACAGCCTGCTTCGCGGCGGCCGCGATACGCAGATTGATGAAGCCCGGCCCGGCGACTTCGGCGCTATCGACAAGGCCTGTTGCCTGCGGATGCGCGAGCACCGCATCGACGATCTGCTGCGCAAGCTGGCGCGGATTGGCGCGCAGCGGCTTGGCCAGCTGCATCGCGACGTTGCATGCGATGTCTCCGTGCGCGGCGACCTTCGGGCGTTCGAGGGTGATCGTCGGCGTGACGAACGCGGCCTCGGCGGCGCCTTCGTTGGCCGTCGCGATCTGCTTCACGGTGTCGGCGAGCAGGGTTTCGAGAATATGTTTATGTGCAGGCAGCATGCTTGTTGCGTGTCCAGTGAGGCAGTCGGGTCAGACGAGATTGCGTTGGATGCGTGTACGCGCACCACGGCGCGCTCATTCCATCAGGACGGATTTTAGCAGGTGCTAATATGTCCAATGAGGTGCCCGGTCGGGACGAGGCGCGCCGGCGCGGCTGTCATAGCGCACGAGAAGCGCCTCGTGGCATCGCGCAAAGGCCTGCGCAAGCACCGGCAGGAACGCCGCGCAGGGCCGCTTTGCCAGTCGCCGCCGAGGGAGAGATCAACAAAACGAAAAGGGAACTGTCATGCTGATTACTTTCAAGTGTCGTGCCGCGCCGGACGTGATGATGTTGGAGAATCTGGCCCAATATCTTGTCGGCATCGTCGGCAAGCAGCTCGGTCAACGCGGCGTCATCACGCATGACGAACTCGGCGACGCCATTACGAAGCTCGAAGCGGCCATCGTCACCGACAAAAAAGAGCGTGCCGAACACGACGGCCACTTCCATGAAGGCGAAGAAGGGCACGACCCGCACGAAATTCCGATCGGACTCGCGCAACGCGCTTATCCGTTTCTCGACATGCTGCGCGCGGCGCAGAAAGAGAACGCGGATATTGTCTGGGGGATCTGAACCGCGCCGGTTGCGGCACATGGCGGATGCGCCGTGTGCTGCGTTCCCGGCGTTGCTCGTGTCATAGAAAAAGCCCGCCTTGCGCAAGCGCCGGCGCAGCACCGGCGGCAAGCGAAACGGCCATCCACATCAGCGACAGCTTCTTCATACGATTTTCTCCGGGACGGTTGCCCGTAAAATGCCGCGCGTTGTTGCCGACGCATTCGGCGTCATGAAGCAGCTGCAGTTTACAAAGCCGAAAACTCGATCGCCGGAAATATTCGGTGTTTGCGCGCCGATATAGTGGACGCGCCAGTGCGAGTCAAAGCAGGGGCGCCAATGCGCGCTGCGCATCGGCCTTCGAAAGCGCCATACGCCGTGCGTAGTCGTCCAGCTGATCTTCGCCGATCTTGCCGACCGAGAAGTACGTGCTGTCCGGGTGCGCGAGATAGAAGCCCGATACGCTCGCGGCAGGCAGCATCGCGAGCGACTCGGTCACGCTCATGCCGATCTCGCCGGCCTGCAGCACGTCGAACATGTCGCGCTTGACCAGATGGTCCGGGCACGCGGGGTAGCCGGGCGCGGGACGAATGCCGCGGTATTTCTCGTCGATCATCTCGTCGTTCGACAGCGATTCGGCCGACGCGTAACCCCACAGGTCGCGCCGCACGCGCGCATGCATCGCTTCGGCGAACGCTTCGGCGAAGCGGTCCGCCAGCGCCTTCAGCATGATCGCGCTGTAGTCGTCGTGGTCCTTTTCGAACTGCTTTTCCTTCACGTCTACGCCAAGCCCTGCCGTGACCGCGAACAGGCCGATATAGTCGGCCACGCCCGAGTCTTTCGGCGCGATGAAATCCGCGAGCGACCGGTTCGGCCGCATTACGCCGTCGACCACGGGACGCTCGCTCTGCTGGCGCAGATTGCGCCACGTGAGCGCGATTTCGCTACGCGATTCGTCGGTGTAGATTTCGATGTCGTCGTCGTTGACGGTGTTGGCCGGCAGCAGCGCGATCACGCCGTTCGCGGTCAGCCAGCGGCCCTGTATGAGCCGCGCGAGCATCGACTTCGCGTCCGAAAACACGCGCCGCGCCGATTCGCCGACGATCTCGTCGTTCAGAATGGCCGGGTACTTTCCGGCCAGATCCCAGGTCTGGAAGAACGGCGTCCAGTCGATGTAGTTCGCGAGTTCGTTCAGATCGAAATTCCTGAACACACGGCGTCCGATGAACTTCGGTTTGACCGGATGGTACGCACTCCAGTCGATCTTCGTTTTGTTCGCGCGCGCCTGCGCGAGCGTGACCATCGGCTGCGCCTTCCGGTTCGCGTGCTGCTGGCGGATGCGATCGTAATCGGACTTCAGTTCCTGGAGATACTTCGCGGCGCCTTCATCGGACAGCAGGCTCGACGCAACCGACACCGAGCGCGAGGCATCGGGCACATAGACGACCGGCCCTTCGTAGTTCGGCGCGATCTTGACGGCCGTATGCACGCGCGAGGTCGTCGCGCCGCCGATCAGCAGCGGAATCTTCCTGATGCGGAAGTAGTCGTCGCGCTGCATCTCAGACGCGACGTAGGCCATCTCTTCGAGGCTTGGCGTAATGAGCCCCGACAGCCCGACGATGTCCGCGCCTTCCACTTTCGCCTTCGCGAGAATGTCGTTGCACGGGACCATCACGCCCATGTTGACCACTTCGAAGTTGTTGCACTGGAGCACGACCGACACGATGTTCTTGCCGATGTCGTGCACGTCGCCCTTCACGGTGGCGATGACGATCTTGCCTTTCGCGCGCACGTCGCCGCCGGCCGCGGCCAGCTGCTTCTTTTCTTCCTCGATGAACGGAATCAGGTGCGCGACAGCCTGCTTCATCACGCGCGCCGACTTCACGACCTGCGGCAGGAACATCTTGCCCTGACCGAACAGGTCGCCGACGATATTCATGCCGTCCATCAGCGGCCCTTCGATCACGCTGATCGGCCGGCCGCCATTCGCGGCGATCTGCGCGCGCGCCTCTTCGGTATCGTCGACGATGAAATTCGTGATGCCGTGCACGAGCGCATGCGCAAGGCGTTTTTCGACGGGCTGATTGCGCCACTCGAGGTTTTCTTCCTTCTTCGCGGCGCCGGTCTTGAATTTGTCGGCGATCTCGAGCAGCCGGTCGGTCGCATCGTCGCGGCGGTTCAGCACGACGTCTTCGACGCGCTCGCGCAACTCGGCGTCGAGGTCCGCATAGACGCCGAGTTGCCCCGCGTTGACGATGCCCATATCCATCCCGGCCTGAATCGCGTGATAGAGGAACACCGTATGAATCGCTTCGCGCACCGGGTCGTTGCCGCGGAATGAAAACGACACGTTCGACACGCCGCCGCTCACCTTCGCATAGGGCAGATTCTGCTTGATCCAGCGCGTCGCGTTGATGAAATCGACCGCGTAGTTGTTGTGTTCTTCGATGCCGGTTGCGACGGCAAAGATGTTCGGGTCGAAGATGATGTCTTCGGGCGGAAAGCCGACTTCGTTGACGAGCACGTCATACGAACGCTTGCAGATTTCGGTCTTGCGCGCGAACGTGTCGGCCTGGCCTTTTTCGTCGAATGCCATGACGACGGCCGCGGCGCCATAACGCCGGATCAGCCGCGCATGATGAACGAACGCTTCCTTGCCTTCCTTCAGCGAAATCGAGTTGACGATCGCTTTGCCCTGCACGCACTTCAGGCCCGCTTCGATCACTTCCCACTTCGACGAGTCGATCATGATCGGCACGCGCGCGATGTCGGGTTCCGACGCGATCAGATTCATGAAGCGCACCATCGCCGCCTTCGAATCGAGCATCGCCTCGTCCATGTTGATGTCGATGACCTGCGCGCCGTTTTCGACCTGCTGGCGCGCGACCGCGAGCGCTTCGTCGAACTGCCCGTTGAGAATCATCCGGGCGAAGGCCTTCGAGCCGGTTACGTTGGTACGTTCGCCGACATTGATGAAAAGCGTTCCGGACGTGACGTTGAACGGTTCGAGGCCCGAAAGGCGCAGCGTATGGTCGGTCATGGCTTGCAGGAGTGCGTGAGTTGGCGTCGTGGGCGAAGAAGGTTCGGGGCGATGCGGTTGGGTCGCCCGGGTCAGGCCGCGTCGCGGTACTGCGTCGGCCACTTGCGCGGCTTGACGTCGCTGAGCGCTTTCGCGATCGCGGCAATATGCTCGGGCGTCGTGCCGCAGCAGCCGCCCGCGATATTCACGAGGCCTGCTTCGGCGAATTCCTTCAGGAGCCCGGACGTATCCGCGGGCAGCTCGTCGAAGCCCGTGTCGCTCATCGGATTCGGCAGGCCCGCGTTCGGGTAGCACGATACGTACGTATCGCAGAGCTTCGACAGTTCGGCGATGTATGGGCGCATCAGCGCTGCGCCGAGCGCGCAGTTCAGGCCGAACGTGAGCGGCTTCGCATGACGCAGCGAATTCCAGAACGCTTCGACCGTCTGGCCCGACAGAATGCGGCCCGAGGCGTCGGTGACGGTGCCCGAAATCATGATCGGCAGCCGCTCGCCCGTGTTCTCGAACAGTTCGTCGAGCGCAAACAGCGCGGCCTTGGCATTGAGCGTGTCGAAGATCGTTTCGACGAGGAACAGGTCGACGCCGCCGTCGAGCAGCGCCTTCGCCTGCTGGTAGTACGCGGCACGCAGTTCGTCGAAGGTCACGTTGCGCGCGGCCGGATCGTTGACGTCGGGCGAAATGCTCGCCGTCTTCGGTGTCGGTCCGATCGCGCCGGCCACGAAGCGCGGCTTCTCCGGCGTCGAATACTTGTCGCACGCGGCGCGTGCGAGCTTCGCCGACGCTATATTCATTTCTTCGACGAGATCTTCCATGCCGTAGTCGGCCTGCGCGACCGTCGTTGCGCCGAACGTGTTCGTTTCGACGATATCGGCGCCCGCGGCCAGGTACTGTTCATGGATCTCGCGGATCACCTGCGGTTGCGTGATCGACAGCAACTCATTGTTGCCTTTGATATCGCGTGCGAAGTCCTTGAAGCGCTCGCCGCGATACTGCGCTTCACCGAGCTTGTAACGCTGGATCATCGTCCCCATCGCGCCGTCGAGAATCAGGATGCGCGACTTGAGCAATGAAGGCAGCGCCGTGCCGCGTGTATAGGCGGCATCGCTGTTCGAAGCAGACGAAGTAACGGGAAGGGCAGGCTTGTTCATGGCGGAAGGGCCCCAAGGGCATTCAGCGGTTTCTCAACCGCTTTTTTTCAGGAAACTCAACATTGTAGCCCGCGTGCGGCGTGGCCGCCCCGGCGACGCGCGAAGCGCTTCCACCATCGCGCGCAACGTGCCGGAAACGACGGTCGGTATCGAGTGTCGGGGTTACCAATGAAAAACCCCGTCCGGCGTGCCGGACGGGGTTCATGAAGTGTTGCCGGGCGTTGCCTGGCGTGTCGCCGCAGCGGACCTTAGTGCAACACGACCGGCTGGTGCATCAGGCTGTCGAACTGGCCGAGGAACTCGTCGACTTCATCGAGCGACGGTTCTTCTTCGATCAGCTTTTGTACATGCTCGCGAAAGCTTGCCGCCATTGCTCCATCGATGTAAATCTCACGCTGGGTGTTCTTGTCGACAATTTCATAACCGCCCGACTTCATCGCGAGATGACCGTCCTGTGGTGGGAATTCGACGACACAGTAGTTGGGGCTGTTGTAGATCATTTGCATGGCGACACTCCTTATTTCCGTTGGCTCCTGGCCAGTCCTGCGCCGTACGTGGAGCATTTGGCGTGGAATTCAAGGGGTGGGTCCGGTGTGGCGCTTGTAATTTCTCCGGACCTTGTTGTTAGACTCGCGAGCGCAAAAACGTTTCGAGCAACGCCGCAAAACGTTGCGATTGCTCGATGGGCGCGAGATGAGCCGCGTCCAGCACCTCGAATCGCGCCCCCTGGATGGCATCGGCTATGACCTGTGTAGCAGCAGGAGGCGTGCCCGTGTCATGACGCCCTGCTACGGCGAGCGTGGGCGTCCGTATTTGCAGCAGTCTATCGCGCACGTCGAATTCGCGCAGCGCCGCGCTCGCGAGCGCGAAGCCCTCTACGGACGTGTGGATATAGACGTCGCGAATCTGTTCGACCACTTCGGGATGAGCGCGTTGAAAGTCCGACGTAAGCCAACGTTCGAGCGAGGCGGGTGCAAGCGCTGCGACGCCGTCGCGGCGGGCCGTTTCGATGCGCTGATCCCAGATGCTGCGCGACTCGGGCGCGGTAAAGGCGAATGTATCGGCGAGCGTCAGCGTATCGACGCGCGATGCGTGATCGATCGCGAACTGCTGCGCGATCGCGCCGCCCAGCGACATACCGACCACATGTGTGCTTTTTGCGCCCAGTTTGTCGAGCAGCGCGGCAAGGTCGTTCGACAGGTCGGCAATGGTGAACGGAGCCGTGGGCGCGGAAGATTCGCCGTGTCCGCGGATGTCGTAACGCAATACCGTGTAGTCGTTGCGGAAATAGCCGGCAAGCTGATCCCAGATCGACAGATCGCCGCCCAGCTGATGAATGAAGGTGAGCCACGGGCCGCCGCCCTCATTGCTCAGCACATAGCGTGTCTCGATGCCGTTGACGTTCACTTGCATGCCTGCTCCTTATGTAAGGGTGATGCGGTGACCGATGCGCCCGGGTGTTTATGGTTTCTCGTAGTTGCTATTCGGCTCTGCAGCCGATGGCGTTGCAGGTTGCGGGCCCGGGTTCTGATCGTTCGCATTTGTCGCGCCCGCATTCGGTGCAGCGGTCTCGCCATGCCACAGCAATTCGACCTGCGTGCCGTTGGGTTCGGTCTGTACGAAACGCACGGGTAACCAACCGAGCGACGGGGCAAGCCACACGTCGATGCGGCGCCGATCGCCTGCGTGGCGCGGCAGCCGCGTGAAGTGCCGCGCCTCGACAAAGCCTTGTTGCGTTCGCACCGTTTCGTCGCCGATTGTTTCGATGGGCCATATTTCGCCGCTATCGTTATCGGTCACATAGAACTCGCGCGTGACGCCGGGCTGGTACGCGTCGGGCGCGCCGCGCACGAGGCTCGCGAGCTGCATGATCATGCTGAATCGGTCCTGCGCGCCGTCCTGCAGCGCGAGCGTTTTCGGCGTGCGTGTGAACGCGATCTGCCGGGTTTCGCGATTGAACACGGTCACGTCCTGGCCGCGCCGTCCGTGCGTTTCGATGTACTGGTCCGGCGCGAGACCGAACGCGTCGACGCGGCCATGGCTTTCGTAGCTGTACGTGCCGACGAACGGTAGCGGCACGGAGATGACGAGGCGATAGGTGTGCCCGTCGCTTTCCCAATGGATCGTGCCCGGCTGGTTGCGTACGCCGTTGTAGAACGTGTCGTATTCGAGATCGCCCGACGGCGGGACGGAAAATTTGACGCCTGGTGTCGCATGCGCGGCGTTGCCGCTGCCGCTGTCCGTGCCGCTTGCTGCATTGGCCGCTTGTGCCGGCGAACCTGCTCCCGGGCCGGATGCGGCCGCCGCGCTTGCTGCTGTGCTTGCCGCAGCGCTCGCGGCCGTGCTCGCTGCGGCGTCTGCAACTGCGCTGGCCGTGTCGTTCGCGGCTTCGTCGGGCTTCGGCTGAGCTTTTTCGGCCGTCGCGCTCTGCGTGACCGGCGCTCGCGGCGCAGGCTGCTGTTTCGGTTTCCGCTCGGGTCGAATCGCGGTCAACGCGTGCGGCTGCGGGGCCTGCCCGGGCAGTTTCTGCCGTGTGGCGGGCGGCGTGGCCGCGCCGGCCGGCTGCTGTTCGACACGTTCGGGTTTCAGCAGCGCAACCTGCACGGGCACATGCTGCTGATCCGCTGGCTTGAACGTGTCGCGA
The nucleotide sequence above comes from Paraburkholderia sp. SOS3. Encoded proteins:
- a CDS encoding homocysteine S-methyltransferase family protein encodes the protein MNKPALPVTSSASNSDAAYTRGTALPSLLKSRILILDGAMGTMIQRYKLGEAQYRGERFKDFARDIKGNNELLSITQPQVIREIHEQYLAAGADIVETNTFGATTVAQADYGMEDLVEEMNIASAKLARAACDKYSTPEKPRFVAGAIGPTPKTASISPDVNDPAARNVTFDELRAAYYQQAKALLDGGVDLFLVETIFDTLNAKAALFALDELFENTGERLPIMISGTVTDASGRILSGQTVEAFWNSLRHAKPLTFGLNCALGAALMRPYIAELSKLCDTYVSCYPNAGLPNPMSDTGFDELPADTSGLLKEFAEAGLVNIAGGCCGTTPEHIAAIAKALSDVKPRKWPTQYRDAA
- a CDS encoding BTH_I0359 family protein; translated protein: MQMIYNSPNYCVVEFPPQDGHLAMKSGGYEIVDKNTQREIYIDGAMAASFREHVQKLIEEEPSLDEVDEFLGQFDSLMHQPVVLH
- a CDS encoding alpha/beta fold hydrolase, with amino-acid sequence MQVNVNGIETRYVLSNEGGGPWLTFIHQLGGDLSIWDQLAGYFRNDYTVLRYDIRGHGESSAPTAPFTIADLSNDLAALLDKLGAKSTHVVGMSLGGAIAQQFAIDHASRVDTLTLADTFAFTAPESRSIWDQRIETARRDGVAALAPASLERWLTSDFQRAHPEVVEQIRDVYIHTSVEGFALASAALREFDVRDRLLQIRTPTLAVAGRHDTGTPPAATQVIADAIQGARFEVLDAAHLAPIEQSQRFAALLETFLRSRV
- a CDS encoding DUF3108 domain-containing protein, translated to MSSPSVARRSDRPPRAHSPRSLRWRWIAVLVVVAIAHWIAAQWFERHRDTFKPADQQHVPVQVALLKPERVEQQPAGAATPPATRQKLPGQAPQPHALTAIRPERKPKQQPAPRAPVTQSATAEKAQPKPDEAANDTASAVADAAASTAASAAASTAASAAAASGPGAGSPAQAANAASGTDSGSGNAAHATPGVKFSVPPSGDLEYDTFYNGVRNQPGTIHWESDGHTYRLVISVPLPFVGTYSYESHGRVDAFGLAPDQYIETHGRRGQDVTVFNRETRQIAFTRTPKTLALQDGAQDRFSMIMQLASLVRGAPDAYQPGVTREFYVTDNDSGEIWPIETIGDETVRTQQGFVEARHFTRLPRHAGDRRRIDVWLAPSLGWLPVRFVQTEPNGTQVELLWHGETAAPNAGATNANDQNPGPQPATPSAAEPNSNYEKP